Proteins encoded by one window of Clostridium bornimense:
- the argS gene encoding arginine--tRNA ligase, which produces MDYKVLISEKIAEIVDLDANTIVDKIEIPPKSDMGDFAFPCFILSKVMKKAPNLIAIDLAEKINKDNLEKVEALGPYLNFFLDKSAFGKQVLEGVLQAGEEYGNSNIGKGGNVVIDFSSPNIAKPFHVGHLFSTAIGNALYRMYNSQGYNSVGINHLGDWGTQFGKLISAYKRWVDEEALEKDAIKELLRIYVKFHDEADIDPSLEDEGRAYFKKLEDGDEEAVALWKKFRESSLKEFQKVYDRLGVKFDSYNGEAFYNDKMDVVVQELKDKNLLTESNGAQVVNLDEYNMPPCIILKSDGATIYATRDLAAALYRKKKYNFVKSLYVVGGPQALHFKQVFKTLELAGHEWAKDCVHVSFGLVKFADRKLSTRKGEVIFLDDLLKESVNKTLEIINEKNPNLENKEEVAEKVGIGAMVFTYLKNSRDKDIVFDWNDMLSFDGETGPYVQYTYARAKSILRKFGTVEGDVNYSLLTSKEEFELIKTLDGLNDAILNGIERNEPSVVTRYVIDVAKAFNKVYNALPIGTAEEEVKKARLKLVEATSIVIKKALYLIGLETVEEM; this is translated from the coding sequence ATGGATTATAAAGTTTTAATTAGTGAAAAAATTGCAGAAATAGTTGATTTAGATGCCAATACTATAGTAGATAAAATAGAAATACCACCTAAATCAGATATGGGAGATTTTGCATTTCCATGTTTTATTCTTTCAAAAGTTATGAAAAAAGCTCCTAATTTAATAGCTATTGACCTTGCAGAAAAAATTAATAAGGACAATTTAGAGAAGGTTGAAGCATTAGGACCATACTTAAATTTCTTTTTAGATAAATCGGCTTTTGGAAAACAAGTATTAGAAGGTGTTTTACAAGCTGGAGAAGAGTATGGAAATTCTAATATTGGTAAAGGTGGAAATGTTGTTATAGATTTCTCATCACCTAATATAGCAAAGCCGTTCCATGTTGGACATTTATTTTCCACTGCTATTGGTAATGCATTATATAGAATGTACAATTCTCAAGGATATAATTCTGTAGGAATAAATCATTTAGGAGATTGGGGAACACAGTTCGGTAAGTTAATATCTGCATATAAGAGATGGGTTGATGAAGAGGCTCTTGAAAAAGATGCAATAAAAGAACTTTTAAGAATATATGTTAAATTTCATGATGAAGCAGATATAGATCCATCATTAGAAGATGAAGGAAGAGCGTATTTCAAAAAATTAGAAGATGGAGATGAAGAGGCTGTAGCATTATGGAAGAAATTTAGAGAATCTTCACTTAAAGAATTCCAAAAGGTTTATGATAGACTTGGCGTAAAATTTGACTCATATAATGGAGAAGCTTTCTATAACGACAAAATGGACGTTGTAGTACAGGAGTTAAAAGATAAGAATCTTCTTACAGAAAGTAATGGCGCTCAAGTTGTAAACCTAGATGAATATAATATGCCACCATGTATAATCTTAAAGTCAGATGGAGCGACAATCTATGCTACAAGAGACTTAGCCGCAGCATTATATAGAAAGAAAAAATACAATTTTGTAAAGAGTCTTTATGTAGTTGGAGGACCACAAGCATTACATTTTAAGCAAGTATTTAAAACTTTAGAATTAGCAGGACATGAGTGGGCTAAGGATTGTGTTCATGTTAGCTTTGGATTAGTTAAGTTTGCTGATAGAAAACTTTCAACTAGAAAAGGAGAAGTTATTTTCCTTGATGATTTATTAAAAGAATCAGTAAATAAGACTCTTGAAATAATTAACGAAAAAAATCCAAATCTCGAAAATAAAGAAGAAGTTGCAGAAAAAGTTGGTATAGGTGCAATGGTATTTACTTACCTTAAAAATTCAAGAGATAAAGATATTGTATTTGATTGGAATGATATGCTTTCTTTTGATGGAGAAACAGGTCCATATGTACAATATACTTATGCTAGAGCGAAGTCTATCTTAAGAAAGTTTGGAACAGTTGAAGGAGATGTAAATTATAGCTTATTAACATCTAAAGAAGAGTTTGAACTTATAAAGACATTAGATGGATTAAATGATGCTATATTAAATGGTATAGAAAGAAACGAACCTTCTGTAGTTACTAGATATGTTATAGATGTAGCAAAAGCATTTAATAAAGTATATAACGCATTACCAATAGGTACAGCAGAAGAAGAAGTTAAGAAAGCAAGATTAAAGTTGGTAGAAGCAACTTCTATAGTAATTAAAAAAGCACTTTATTTAATTGGATTAGAAACTGTAGAAGAGATGTAA